One Aquarana catesbeiana isolate 2022-GZ linkage group LG04, ASM4218655v1, whole genome shotgun sequence genomic region harbors:
- the LOC141141247 gene encoding uncharacterized protein, which yields MISYVEHRRRHMISNAEHRRRHMISYVEHRRRHMISNAEHRRRHMISYVEHRRRHMISYVEHRRRHMISYVEHRRQHMFSYVEHRRRHMISYVEQRRRHMISYVEHRRRHMISYVEQRRRHMISYVEHRRRHMISYVEHRRRHMISYVEHRRRHMISYVEHRRRHMISYVEHRRQYMISYVEHRRRHMISYVEHRRRHMISYVEHRR from the coding sequence ATGATTTCTTATGTAGAACATAGAAGGCGACATATGATTTCTAATGCAGAACATAGAAGGCGACATATGATTTCTTATGTAGAACATAGAAGGCGACATATGATTTCTAATGCAGAACATAGAAGGCGACATATGATTTCTTATGTAGAACATAGAAGGCGACATATGATTTCTTATGTAGAACATAGAAGGCGACATATGATTTCTTATGTAGAACATAGAAGGCAACATATGTTTTCTTATGTAGAACATAGAAGGCGACATATGATTTCTTATGTAGAACAAAGAAGGCGACATATGATTTCTTATGTAGAACATAGAAGGCGACATATGATTTCTTATGTAGAACAAAGAAGGCGACATATGATTTCTTATGTAGAACATAGAAGGCGACATATGATTTCTTATGTAGAACATAGAAGGCGACATATGATTTCTTATGTAGAACATAGAAGGCGACATATGATTTCTTATGTAGAACATAGAAGGCGACATATGATTTCTTATGTAGAACATAGAAGGCAGTATATGATTTCTTATGTAGAACATAGAAGGCGACATATGATTTCTTATGTAGAACATAGAAGGCGACATATGATTTCTTATGTAGAACATAGAAGATGA